The sequence GCGTTAATCATATGATAGGAGTCGGGAGTCAAAGGACAGTGCAAAGAAACGATATCTGATGTCGCAAGTAATTTTGATAATTCTACGTATTGAACCCCCATCTCTAAACATTCTGGATTTTGGTAAATATCGTATGCGAGTACATTACAGCCAAATCCTTTCATGATTCGGGCAAAACACATGCCGATTTTTCCAGTACCAATTATTCCGACGGTGGAATGATGCAAATCAAACCCTAATAAACCATTCAGAGAAAAATTTGATTCCCGAACTCGATTATGAGCGCGATGATACTTACGATTTAAAGTTAAAATTAATCCTGCCGCATGTTCGGCGACAGCATAAGGAGAATAAGCCGGAACTCTTACTACGGTGATTCCTAAGTCAGTGGCAGCCTTAATATCTACATTATTAAAACCCGCAGAACGCAAAGCAATCAGCTTGGTTCCTTGCTCGGCGATCGCACTTATTGTATGGCGATCAATTTGGTCGTTGATAAAAGCGCAAACTGCGGGAAAGCCTGCGGCTAGTGCAGTAGTTTCACTACTTAATTTTGGTTCAAAAAATACAAGCTCATGACCATAATCGGAATTCGCTTCTGAAAGAAAGCTGCGGTCATATTTTTTGCTGCTAAATACTGCTACTTTCATGACAAGAGGTTAAAGGTAAAAGGGAACAGCACAGAAGGGGAAGAGAGGGGGTAGAGGAGCCAGTGCTGCATCAGGTTCCCTGGATGTGCAACTGGCGTGGGGCAGAGGGGGAAGAAGGAAAAATAAATATTATTCCTACCCTATTACTTATTAGCAATGCCCTATGCCCTATGCCCTATGCCCCATACCCTAATTAAAGAACTACGATATTTTCAATCCTGCTTTATCAGTTGAATATTCCTCGAGTTTGATTTCACAGGGTTCTATGTTCCAAATTTCTTGACAATACTCCCAAATTGACCTGTCTGAAGAAAATTTACCCATGCGTGCGGAGTTGATTATGGACATCTTAGTCCACTCTTCTGTATCTTGATAAGCTTGGGAAACTCGATCCTGGGTATCAATGTAGGATTGGTAATCGGCAAATAACATAAACCTGTCTTGGTTAAACAGCGAGTCCAAAAGAGGTTTGAATAAATTGCGATCCCCGTCGGAGAAGTGTCCGCAGATGATTAAGTCGATGACTTCTTTCAAATCGGGATTGGATTCGTAGTATTTTCTGGGGTTATATCCTTTGGCTTTTAAGTCGTAAACTTCTGGGGTGGTTAAGCCGCATAAGAAAAAGTTTTCAGCACCGACTTCTTCACGGATTTCAACGTTTGCACCGTCAAGAGTTCCAATTGTCAAAGAACCGTTGAGAGCAAATTTCATATTACCAGTTCCGGAAGCTTCTTTCCCTGCTGTGGAAATTTGTTCGGAAAGTTCCGCACCTGCGTAGATAAATTGACTAGAGGATACGTTGTAATTTGGTATGAAGGCGACTTTTAAACGCCCTGCCACATCAGTGTCATTATTAACGACACTACCAACGGCATTGATTAATTTAATAATCAATTTAGCTATGAAGTAGCCCGGAGCTGCTTTACCTGCAAAAATAAATGTCCGAGGTTGGATATCAGCGCTCGGATTTTTCTTGATGCGGTTGTAGAGGGTAATGATATGAAAAGCGTTGAGTAACTGACGCTTGTATTCGTGCAGTCGTTTTACCTGTACGTCAAACAAGGAATTAGTATCTACTGTAATTCCGGTAGACTTGTTGATTAGCTTTGCTAAATCTTCTTTGTTTGCTTGTTTAATTTCGCGCCAAGTTTTTTTGAACTCTTTGTCATCCAAGAATTTTTCTAATTTTCTGAGTTCATCAAGATTTTTAATCCATCCCGTACCAATTTTGTCAGTAATTAGACGAGATAGTCGAGGATTACCCATTAATAACCAGCGACGAGGAGTTACACCGTTTGTTTTGTTGATAAACTTCTCTGGGAATAACTCGTAAAAGTCGTGAAGCACGTCTTTTTTGAGCAATTCGGTATGCAGCGCTGCTACACCATTGATTTTATAACTACCCACGCAAGCTAAATGTGCCATGCGGACTTTCTTTTCGCCACCTTCTTCAATCAAAGATAGTCGAGAAATGCGTTCTAAATCTCCAGGAAAACGTCTTCTAACTTCACTCAAAAAGCGGAAGTTGATTTCGTAGATGATTTCTAAATGTCTAGGCAATAATCTACCAAACAATTCCACCGGCCAGCGTTCTAAAGCTTCTGGCAACAAGGTATGGTTGGTATAAGCAAAGGTATTTTTAGTAATATTCCATGCTTTATCCCAAGACATTTGATGCTCGTCAATTAACAGACGCATTAATTCAGCGATACCAACTGAAGGATGGGTATCATTAAGCTGAATTGCAGCTTTTTCATTCAAATTATCTAGAGTGTTAAAAATTCTGTGATGTCGGCGCAGAATATCTTGCAAAGAACAAGAAACAAAGAAATATTGCTGCTGCAAGCGTAATTCTTTACCCTGCATTGTATCGTCGTTAGGGTAGAGAACTTTTGAGATATTCTCCGAGAACATTTGACTACCTACCGCGCCGATGTAATCACCAGCATTAAATGCCTGTAAGTCAAATTCATGAGTTGCTTCTGCTTTCCACAACCGTAGAATATTTACCGTATCGACACCGTAACCGGGCACGGGGGTATCGTAAGGAACTCCTGATATTTTTTGTTGCGGTACCCAGCGTACTTGAAAGCGTCCGCTTCTATCGTTATATACTTCAGTATGACCGCCAAATTTTACTTCTACACGATATTCCGGAAGTGGAAGTTCCCAAGCATTACCAAAACTCAACCATTTATCAGGGTTTTCGATTTGCCAGCCGTTACGAATAACTTGCTCGAAAATCCCAAATTCGTAACGAATTCCATAACCCACCGCAGGAATTTCCAGGGTTGCTAAAGAATCCAGATAGCAAGCCGCAAGTCTTCCCAAACCGCCGTTACCTAATCCCGGCTCGTGTTCTTGCTCCAATAAATCGTCTAATTCTAAGCCCGATTCTTGAAGAACAGTTTTTATTTTTTCGTAAAGACCAAGATTAATTAAACTATTACCCGTATAGCGTCCCATCAAAAACTCAGCCGAAAGGTAATAAACAGTTTTTACACCGTTCTCAGAATGAGTTTTGGCTGTTTGAATCCTTCTTTGCAGAATGCGATCGCGAACGCTATGAGCAACAGCCATATAGTAATCGTGGGGAGTAGCAAAATACTCGCCCTTGCCTTGAACGTAATAGAGACTATCGGCAATGGCACGCTTGAGTGTTTCCTCACTCATACCAGTACGATCGTCTTCTACCCTAACTTTAGCCGTGCTAGGTACAGAAACATCTTCCGACGCTAACCTATTATATTTTTGCTCGGATGAACTACTTGTCATTATGGTGATGTTGGTAAGATATTAAAATTACAATTACGTCTATTACCTCTATAGCTTTATAACATTGTCTTCGTTTTGCTTGCGTTTCTTATTAAGAATTAAGAAATAATCAGTAATTGGGGATTGGGCATGGAGAGAGGGGGAAGAGGGGGAAGACGGGAGAAAAGGAGAAATAATTACTAACTCGCTACTCTAACTATTTCCAATTACCTATTATCAATGCCCCATGCCCTATTTCCAAAATCTTAATATTCCCACTTCCAATCGCGAATTTCGGGCATATCTTCGCCGTGTTCGCGGACGTATTGCTTGTGTTCGATTAGTTTTTCGTGCAACATTTGCTTGACGTGAGCCGCCTTATATCCTAGATGAGGAACTCTGTCAATGGCATCATCTGCTAAGTTAAAGCGGTCTAAATCATTCATGACCACCATATCAAAAGGTGTGGTTGTAGTTCCTTCTTCTTTGTAACCTCGGACGTGGAGGTTTTTGTGATTTGTGCGACGATACGTTAAACGGTGAATCAACCAGGGATAACCATGAAAGGCAAAAATTATTGGTTTGTCGGTGGTGAAGATGCTGTCGAAGTCTTTATCGCTTAAACCGTGGGGATGCTCGTTTTCTGGCTGTAAGGTCATTAAGTCTACTACGTTGACTACCCTGATTTTTAGTTCTGGAAAATGATCCCGCAATATATCTACCGCCGCTAAGGTTTCTAAGGTGGGAATGTCTCCAGCGCAAGCCATTACTACATCTGGTTCGTGTCCTTGGTCGTTAGAAGCCCAACCCCAAATACCAACACCTGTAGTGCAATGCTTGATTGCTTCATCCATATTTAGATACTGCAACGCCGGTTGTTTGCCCGCTACGATTACGTTAACGTAATGACGACTTCTCAAGCAATGGTCTGTTACGGATAGCAAACAATTGGCATCGGGTGGTAAATATACTCTCACCACTTCGGCTTTTTTATTCACAACGTGGTCGATGAAGCCGGGATCTTGATGGCTAAAGCCGTTGTGGTCTTGTCGCCATACGTGAGATGTTAATAAATAAGTTAAGGAAGGAATTGGTCTGCGCCAGGAAATATCACGAGTTGTTTTCAACCATTTTGCGTGCTGGTTGAACATGGAGTCGATAATATGAATAAATGCTTCGTAGCAGGAAAATAATCCGTGACGACCTGTAAGCAAGTATCCTTCTAACCAGCCCTGACAGGTATGTTCGCTGAGTATTTCCATCACCCGACCATCTGCGGCTAGGTTATCGTCGTATTCTAAAGTTTCTGCAACCCAAGTTCTAGAAGTAATATCTAATACGTCAGCAAGTCGGTTGGATGCTGTTTCATCTGGCCCAAATAAACGGAAGTTTTTGGTGTCGAGATTAAGTTTCATCACATCTCGCAGCAATTTACCCATAACGCGGGTTGCTTCGGCGATGGTATTTCCCGGTTCCACTTCTACGGCATAGTTACGAAAGTCGGGCATTTTCAATTCTCGCAGCAAAATACCGCCGTTAGCATGGGGATTGTCGCCCATGCGCCGATTCCCTTGAGGTGCAAGTTCGGCTAATTCGGCAATCAATTGACCATTTTCATCAAATAATTCTTCTGGCTTATAGCTCTTCATCCACTCTTCTAGCAACTTCACGTGAGCGGGTTCTGCTGTCATATTTGATAGCGGTACTTGGTGCGATCGCCAGTAATCTTCAGTCTTTTTCCCATCAACTTCTTTTGGTCCAGTCCAGCCTTTAGGACTCCTAAGAATAATCATCGGCCATTGCGGACGCTGCTTAAAGCCATTTTGACGCGCATCTTCTTGAATTTCGCGGATTTCATGCAAAGCTGTATCCAAGGTTGCTGCCATTAATTGATGCATGGCTTCTGGTTCGGAACCTTCTACAAAATAAGGTTTGTAACCGTAACCTTCAAATAATTTTTGCAGTTCCTCATGACTCATCCGAGCTAATAGGGTGGGGTTGGCAATTTTATAACCGTTGAGGTGTAAAATCGGCAGCACTGCACCATCATGAATGGGATTGAGAAACTTGTTAGAATGCCAGCTTGCTGCTAAAGAACCGGTTTCTGCCTCACCATCACCAACAACGCAAGCCACAATCAAATCGGGATTATCAAAAGCCGCACCGTAAGCGTGAGAAACAGAATAACCGAGTTCGCCACCTTCATGGATGGAACCGGGAGTTTCCGGCGCTACGTGAGAGGGAATGCCACCAGGGAAAGAAAACTGTTTGAATAGTTTTTGCATTCCCTCGCTATCTTGAGAAATATTCGGATAATATTCGCTGTAAGTTCCTTCAAGATAGGTATTAGCAACCAAACCAGGGCCACCATGTCCGGGACCTGCGATATAAATCATACTTAAATCATCTCTTTTAATTACTCGATTGAGATGAACGTAAATAAAATTCAAACCAGGAGTAGTTCCCCAATGCCCTAAAAGTCTGGGCTTAACGTGTTCTAATTTCAGTGGTTGTTTGAGTAAAGCATTATCTAATAAATATATTTGTCCCACCGAAAGATAATTCGCCGCATTCCAATAGGCGTTAATCTTTCGTAATTCGTCATCCTGCAATGGTTTGGTGTTAGGAAGAGTAGAAACAGTCATAGGGAACTCCTTAACATCGATAATTTTGTTTTTATAATTACACACACTTCTAAAAATATTAAAGAATCTCTATCTTATGAACTATAAAATTCAGAAACATTACTTAAATATTTAAATCATTAATTGAAATAATCAATAGCTCAAATGTATATTAATAATT comes from Rivularia sp. PCC 7116 and encodes:
- a CDS encoding phosphoketolase, with amino-acid sequence MTVSTLPNTKPLQDDELRKINAYWNAANYLSVGQIYLLDNALLKQPLKLEHVKPRLLGHWGTTPGLNFIYVHLNRVIKRDDLSMIYIAGPGHGGPGLVANTYLEGTYSEYYPNISQDSEGMQKLFKQFSFPGGIPSHVAPETPGSIHEGGELGYSVSHAYGAAFDNPDLIVACVVGDGEAETGSLAASWHSNKFLNPIHDGAVLPILHLNGYKIANPTLLARMSHEELQKLFEGYGYKPYFVEGSEPEAMHQLMAATLDTALHEIREIQEDARQNGFKQRPQWPMIILRSPKGWTGPKEVDGKKTEDYWRSHQVPLSNMTAEPAHVKLLEEWMKSYKPEELFDENGQLIAELAELAPQGNRRMGDNPHANGGILLRELKMPDFRNYAVEVEPGNTIAEATRVMGKLLRDVMKLNLDTKNFRLFGPDETASNRLADVLDITSRTWVAETLEYDDNLAADGRVMEILSEHTCQGWLEGYLLTGRHGLFSCYEAFIHIIDSMFNQHAKWLKTTRDISWRRPIPSLTYLLTSHVWRQDHNGFSHQDPGFIDHVVNKKAEVVRVYLPPDANCLLSVTDHCLRSRHYVNVIVAGKQPALQYLNMDEAIKHCTTGVGIWGWASNDQGHEPDVVMACAGDIPTLETLAAVDILRDHFPELKIRVVNVVDLMTLQPENEHPHGLSDKDFDSIFTTDKPIIFAFHGYPWLIHRLTYRRTNHKNLHVRGYKEEGTTTTPFDMVVMNDLDRFNLADDAIDRVPHLGYKAAHVKQMLHEKLIEHKQYVREHGEDMPEIRDWKWEY
- a CDS encoding glycogen/starch/alpha-glucan phosphorylase translates to MTSSSSEQKYNRLASEDVSVPSTAKVRVEDDRTGMSEETLKRAIADSLYYVQGKGEYFATPHDYYMAVAHSVRDRILQRRIQTAKTHSENGVKTVYYLSAEFLMGRYTGNSLINLGLYEKIKTVLQESGLELDDLLEQEHEPGLGNGGLGRLAACYLDSLATLEIPAVGYGIRYEFGIFEQVIRNGWQIENPDKWLSFGNAWELPLPEYRVEVKFGGHTEVYNDRSGRFQVRWVPQQKISGVPYDTPVPGYGVDTVNILRLWKAEATHEFDLQAFNAGDYIGAVGSQMFSENISKVLYPNDDTMQGKELRLQQQYFFVSCSLQDILRRHHRIFNTLDNLNEKAAIQLNDTHPSVGIAELMRLLIDEHQMSWDKAWNITKNTFAYTNHTLLPEALERWPVELFGRLLPRHLEIIYEINFRFLSEVRRRFPGDLERISRLSLIEEGGEKKVRMAHLACVGSYKINGVAALHTELLKKDVLHDFYELFPEKFINKTNGVTPRRWLLMGNPRLSRLITDKIGTGWIKNLDELRKLEKFLDDKEFKKTWREIKQANKEDLAKLINKSTGITVDTNSLFDVQVKRLHEYKRQLLNAFHIITLYNRIKKNPSADIQPRTFIFAGKAAPGYFIAKLIIKLINAVGSVVNNDTDVAGRLKVAFIPNYNVSSSQFIYAGAELSEQISTAGKEASGTGNMKFALNGSLTIGTLDGANVEIREEVGAENFFLCGLTTPEVYDLKAKGYNPRKYYESNPDLKEVIDLIICGHFSDGDRNLFKPLLDSLFNQDRFMLFADYQSYIDTQDRVSQAYQDTEEWTKMSIINSARMGKFSSDRSIWEYCQEIWNIEPCEIKLEEYSTDKAGLKIS
- a CDS encoding 2-hydroxyacid dehydrogenase; translated protein: MKVAVFSSKKYDRSFLSEANSDYGHELVFFEPKLSSETTALAAGFPAVCAFINDQIDRHTISAIAEQGTKLIALRSAGFNNVDIKAATDLGITVVRVPAYSPYAVAEHAAGLILTLNRKYHRAHNRVRESNFSLNGLLGFDLHHSTVGIIGTGKIGMCFARIMKGFGCNVLAYDIYQNPECLEMGVQYVELSKLLATSDIVSLHCPLTPDSYHMINAETLEQFKSGAMLINTSRGGLIDTKAVIDALKSQKLGYVGLDVYEQEGNLFFEDLSQEVIQDDIFQRLLTFPNVVITAHQAFFTKNALENIAQTTINNISDFEKNGKCDNTVNS